The Planococcus donghaensis genome contains a region encoding:
- a CDS encoding ACT domain-containing protein, with product MKLSVLPETMSVLKLDSSEALPQWALKKSSFVSITYTNEELSIVCAKEAVPSHVEGMEISDEWRCIKVEGPLDFSLTGILSSLISPLAEAEISIFAISTFDTDYLLVKSNTLKRTLQILAEHGHSIS from the coding sequence GTGAAATTATCTGTACTTCCTGAAACAATGTCAGTTTTAAAATTAGATTCTTCTGAGGCTCTTCCCCAATGGGCTCTTAAAAAAAGTAGTTTTGTCTCAATTACGTATACGAACGAAGAACTTTCTATTGTTTGTGCAAAAGAAGCAGTGCCATCGCATGTAGAAGGTATGGAAATAAGCGATGAATGGAGATGCATTAAAGTAGAAGGGCCCCTAGATTTTTCACTGACCGGCATATTATCATCTCTAATTTCACCACTTGCCGAAGCTGAAATTAGCATCTTTGCCATTTCAACTTTTGACACAGATTACCTTCTGGTTAAGTCAAACACTTTAAAACGGACTTTACAGATTTTAGCTGAGCACGGACACTCTATCAGCTAA
- a CDS encoding NADP-dependent glyceraldehyde-3-phosphate dehydrogenase, producing the protein MIVRQTESLFYTLLNNEWMGSSSGETVQIYSPDDHEVVGEVPALSQEEVAVAIQKTADAQELWAAKEVYERSALLHRWAEELEKMTDEIGEMIHKEVGKTFSAGKSEVERTAQLIRYTAEEGLRTHGSFIQGDAFPGATKKTKAIVQKVPHGVVLAISPFNYPVNLAASKIAPALITGNTVIFKPATQGAISGLLMIKALVKAGLPEGVVNVVTGRGSVIGDFIVSHPLINMITFTGGTATGQHIAKKASMIPVVLELGGKDSAIVLEDADLNKAAKEIVSGALSYSGQRCTAIKRVMVVNSVADELIEKVKELVSKLTVGKSHEDASVTPLIDQKSADFVTSLIEDAQTKGATVVLEGIKEKNLLGPTLLDHVTEEMAVAWEEQFGPVLPFIRVENELEAIALEKRNQYGLQASVFTRNLENAFAISDKLNVGTVQVNGKTSRGPDHFPFLGVKNSGQGVQGIGRSIDSMLRDKMLVLNL; encoded by the coding sequence ATGATAGTACGCCAAACTGAAAGTTTATTTTATACTTTATTGAATAATGAATGGATGGGAAGCAGTAGTGGGGAAACTGTACAAATCTATTCTCCGGATGATCATGAAGTAGTAGGTGAAGTTCCTGCCTTGAGTCAGGAAGAAGTCGCTGTTGCAATTCAAAAAACAGCAGATGCCCAAGAACTGTGGGCAGCAAAAGAGGTTTATGAGCGCTCTGCACTTCTTCATCGCTGGGCAGAAGAATTAGAAAAAATGACCGATGAAATCGGTGAAATGATTCATAAAGAAGTAGGGAAGACATTTTCGGCAGGGAAAAGTGAAGTTGAACGTACTGCGCAACTCATTCGCTATACGGCAGAAGAAGGTCTTCGTACACACGGAAGCTTTATCCAAGGAGATGCTTTTCCTGGGGCTACGAAGAAGACAAAAGCCATCGTACAAAAAGTTCCTCATGGCGTGGTGCTGGCTATATCGCCATTCAACTATCCAGTAAATCTAGCAGCTTCTAAAATCGCGCCAGCGCTTATTACAGGCAATACCGTGATCTTTAAGCCTGCTACTCAGGGGGCAATTAGTGGACTGTTGATGATAAAAGCCTTGGTAAAAGCTGGCCTGCCAGAAGGAGTAGTAAACGTAGTAACGGGACGAGGTTCTGTGATCGGTGATTTCATCGTTTCTCATCCCCTTATTAATATGATTACATTTACTGGGGGAACGGCAACGGGGCAGCATATCGCCAAAAAAGCATCTATGATTCCCGTCGTGCTTGAGCTGGGTGGTAAAGACTCTGCAATTGTATTAGAAGACGCAGATTTGAATAAAGCCGCAAAAGAAATCGTTAGCGGAGCACTTAGCTATTCAGGACAACGCTGTACAGCTATAAAACGTGTGATGGTGGTCAACAGTGTCGCAGATGAGCTTATTGAGAAGGTCAAAGAACTTGTGTCCAAACTGACAGTAGGGAAATCCCATGAAGATGCGAGTGTGACGCCTTTAATCGATCAAAAGTCAGCGGATTTTGTGACTAGTCTGATTGAAGATGCCCAAACTAAAGGAGCTACTGTCGTACTAGAAGGCATTAAGGAAAAGAACCTTCTGGGTCCAACTCTTCTTGACCATGTTACAGAAGAGATGGCTGTCGCTTGGGAAGAGCAGTTTGGACCGGTGTTACCATTTATACGAGTTGAGAATGAACTTGAAGCAATTGCGCTTGAAAAGCGAAACCAGTATGGTCTACAAGCTAGTGTCTTCACTCGTAATTTGGAAAACGCCTTCGCAATTTCAGATAAGCTGAATGTAGGGACTGTCCAAGTGAACGGCAAAACATCACGAGGACCAGATCATTTTCCGTTCTTAGGAGTGAAAAACTCCGGACAAGGTGTGCAGGGAATTGGTAGAAGCATTGATTCTATGTTGCGCGATAAGATGCTCGTTCTAAATCTTTAA
- a CDS encoding ABC transporter permease, whose product MFKLYLTALKGLAVKETNRYLRIWIQTLVPPVITTSLYFIIFGNLIGKRIGEMGGFSYMEFIVPGLIMMSVITSSYSNVSSSFFSQKFQKNIEELLVAPVPTHIIIWGFVIGGLGRSTLVGILVTIISLLFVPLQVYSWSIVILTFLMTSILFSLAGLLNGIFARSFDDVSIVPTFVLQPLTYLGGVFFAISMLPPFWQIVSQFNPIVYMISGFRFGILGVIDVPILFSVLISIIFVILLYGLNWYLIEKGRGLRS is encoded by the coding sequence ATGTTTAAACTATATTTAACAGCATTAAAGGGTTTGGCGGTCAAAGAAACGAACCGTTATCTTAGAATTTGGATCCAAACATTGGTTCCTCCTGTAATTACAACTTCCTTATACTTTATCATCTTTGGAAATTTAATTGGTAAAAGGATTGGTGAAATGGGAGGATTTTCCTACATGGAATTTATTGTCCCTGGATTGATTATGATGTCAGTCATTACGAGTTCCTACTCAAATGTTTCGTCATCATTTTTCTCCCAAAAGTTTCAAAAGAATATTGAAGAACTATTGGTCGCGCCCGTCCCGACACATATTATTATTTGGGGCTTTGTGATTGGTGGACTAGGAAGAAGTACTTTGGTGGGGATACTGGTCACGATTATTTCGTTACTTTTTGTTCCGCTACAAGTCTATTCTTGGAGTATTGTCATATTAACGTTTTTAATGACGTCTATTTTGTTTTCTTTGGCAGGTCTGTTGAACGGCATTTTTGCAAGATCATTTGACGATGTGTCTATCGTTCCTACTTTTGTTCTTCAGCCATTGACTTACCTAGGTGGTGTATTCTTTGCCATCTCGATGTTGCCACCATTTTGGCAGATTGTATCACAGTTCAACCCGATTGTTTATATGATTTCTGGATTCCGATTCGGGATCCTCGGTGTAATCGATGTACCAATTCTATTCTCTGTTCTCATTTCGATTATTTTTGTGATTTTGCTTTATGGTTTAAATTGGTATCTGATTGAAAAAGGTCGTGGACTGAGAAGTTAA
- a CDS encoding ABC transporter ATP-binding protein, with the protein MTYALEINDLKKVYSGGVEALRGIDLKVEEGDFYALLGPNGAGKSTTIGIVTSLINKTSGNVKVFGYDMDTQLMQAKLQIGLVPQEFNFSPFETVQQIVVNQAGYYGVSRKEALERSEKYLKQSDLWEKKNVQARMLSGGMKRRLMISRALMHEPSLLILDEPTAGVDIELRREMWTFLKELNDNGTTIILTTHYLEEAEMLCRNIGIIQKGQLIEDTSMKSLLAKLQFETIILDIESSGQMPVIKGYESELMDEGSLSVEVGRDQGINELFNQLTEQGVKVLSMRNKSNRLEELFLKLTEETA; encoded by the coding sequence ATGACATATGCATTAGAAATAAACGACTTGAAAAAGGTCTATTCTGGCGGCGTTGAGGCTTTGCGTGGCATCGATTTAAAAGTAGAAGAAGGAGACTTTTACGCTCTTTTAGGTCCTAACGGTGCTGGGAAATCTACGACCATTGGAATTGTGACATCTCTTATCAATAAGACATCAGGAAATGTCAAAGTCTTCGGCTATGATATGGACACGCAGTTAATGCAGGCGAAGCTACAGATTGGTCTGGTCCCCCAAGAGTTCAACTTCAGTCCTTTTGAAACGGTCCAACAGATTGTCGTGAACCAGGCAGGGTATTACGGTGTGTCAAGGAAGGAAGCATTAGAGCGCAGCGAAAAGTACTTGAAGCAGTCTGATTTATGGGAGAAAAAAAATGTTCAGGCACGGATGCTTTCTGGAGGGATGAAACGTCGACTGATGATTTCACGCGCCTTAATGCATGAACCAAGTCTACTTATTCTTGATGAGCCGACGGCCGGTGTGGACATTGAATTGAGACGAGAGATGTGGACGTTTCTGAAAGAGTTGAATGATAATGGTACGACGATAATTTTGACAACACATTATTTGGAAGAAGCGGAGATGTTATGTCGCAATATTGGTATCATTCAAAAGGGGCAACTGATTGAGGATACAAGTATGAAATCATTGCTTGCTAAGCTTCAGTTTGAAACAATTATTTTAGATATTGAATCTTCAGGGCAAATGCCGGTGATTAAAGGCTATGAGAGTGAACTTATGGATGAAGGATCTCTTTCTGTGGAAGTAGGGCGTGATCAAGGGATCAACGAACTGTTTAACCAATTGACCGAACAAGGGGTTAAAGTATTGTCGATGCGCAATAAGTCCAATCGATTAGAAGAATTATTTTTAAAACTTACAGAAGAAACTGCTTAA